The Bryobacteraceae bacterium genome includes a window with the following:
- a CDS encoding RNA pseudouridine synthase produces the protein MDVPQTDWGWLVTPEELRAWTIECTADWLVLNKPAGVVCHPSKHGPWSSLVGAAREWLGEDVLHMPSRLDRETSGVVVLVRRRNLASAMQRAMQHGQARKSYVAILEGELRQEILTDLPIGRAEGSHVFLKQGVRPDGYPARTRFTPLEHRGGKTLARIEPETGRLHQIRVHAAALGHPVCGDKLYGPDERLFLEFLRHGLTDRLRAALGAERQMLHAERIAFELPCGEIAFEAPPAGDLRAFWEDLRSR, from the coding sequence GTGGACGTGCCGCAGACGGACTGGGGCTGGCTGGTCACGCCAGAGGAGTTGCGCGCGTGGACGATCGAGTGCACCGCCGACTGGCTGGTGTTGAACAAGCCCGCCGGGGTCGTGTGTCACCCGTCCAAGCACGGGCCGTGGTCCAGCCTTGTGGGAGCGGCGCGCGAGTGGCTCGGAGAGGACGTACTGCACATGCCCTCGCGGCTCGACCGCGAGACCAGCGGCGTGGTGGTGCTCGTGCGGAGGAGGAATCTCGCCAGCGCAATGCAGCGCGCGATGCAGCATGGGCAGGCGCGGAAGAGCTATGTGGCGATCCTGGAAGGCGAACTGAGGCAGGAAATCTTGACAGACCTACCCATCGGCCGTGCGGAAGGCTCTCATGTTTTTCTGAAGCAGGGAGTCAGGCCCGACGGATATCCCGCGCGGACCCGCTTCACTCCCCTTGAGCATCGCGGCGGAAAAACACTGGCGCGCATTGAGCCGGAAACGGGCCGCCTGCATCAGATCCGCGTGCACGCGGCGGCGCTGGGCCACCCGGTGTGCGGCGACAAATTATACGGGCCGGATGAGAGGCTGTTTCTCGAGTTTCTCCGCCACGGTCTGACGGACCGTCTTCGGGCCGCGCTCGGTGCGGAGCGGCAGATGCTTCACGCCGAGCGGATCGCCTTCGAGCTGCCGTGCGGAGAGATTGCGTTCGAAGCGCCTCCAGCCGGCGATCTGCGCGCGTTCTGGGAAGACCTCAGAAGCCGATGA
- a CDS encoding 3-oxoacyl-ACP reductase codes for MTLDQAFSLKNELALITGGATGIGRAIAHAFIEAGARVILVGRRRELLEKAAAELGPQAGWAVHDVAETAHVPALVEDVRARYGDVTILVNNAGHHLKKTIEETDEAEFRHMLDTHVTGAYALTRAFIPPMIEKQHGHVLFTASMTSFFGLSRVFAYSTAKSAYLGMVRSLAVDLSPKGIRVNAIAPGFIETEISRKALDSDPARKNRVLSRTPLGRLGSTEDVGWAAVYLCSPAARFVNGVVLPVDGGVLIGF; via the coding sequence ATGACACTGGACCAGGCGTTCTCCCTGAAGAACGAACTGGCGCTGATCACCGGCGGGGCCACGGGCATCGGCCGCGCCATCGCGCACGCATTCATCGAAGCGGGCGCACGGGTCATCCTCGTGGGAAGGCGCCGCGAGCTGCTCGAGAAAGCCGCCGCGGAACTGGGCCCGCAGGCCGGATGGGCCGTGCACGATGTGGCGGAGACGGCGCACGTTCCCGCTCTCGTCGAGGACGTCCGGGCGCGCTACGGAGACGTCACGATTCTCGTCAACAACGCCGGCCATCACCTGAAGAAGACCATCGAGGAGACCGACGAGGCCGAATTCCGGCACATGTTGGACACGCATGTGACCGGCGCCTACGCGCTCACTCGCGCCTTCATTCCGCCGATGATCGAAAAGCAGCACGGCCACGTGCTCTTCACGGCGTCGATGACGTCGTTCTTCGGGCTGTCGCGCGTGTTCGCCTATTCGACGGCGAAATCGGCGTACCTCGGCATGGTGCGGTCGCTGGCGGTGGATCTGTCGCCGAAAGGCATCCGCGTGAACGCGATCGCGCCGGGCTTCATCGAGACGGAGATTTCGCGCAAGGCGCTGGACTCAGACCCGGCGCGCAAGAACCGCGTGCTGAGCCGCACGCCTCTGGGGCGGCTGGGCTCGACCGAAGACGTCGGCTGGGCCGCCGTGTACCTGTGCTCGCCGGCGGCGCGCTTCGTCAACGGCGTCGTGCTGCCGGTTGATGGCGGCGTGCTCATCGGCTTCTGA
- a CDS encoding type 11 methyltransferase, which yields MNPAEFQNIAAAEERMWWFRGMREIFRRIAERHLPPGIRDVLDAGCGTGANAEWMARAFGWRVACLDFAEEGLRYAARRAGLAGFVRGDVRALPFRGRSFDLVTIFDVLAHLDPGQEAEALREAERCLRPGGWLFLRASAFRWLRSRHAEFVNEKQRFTLPHLLDTARSAGLRPRYSTYANSLLLPVAVAKFRLVEPLLRAPAASGVHLGPEWLESALGKVLELEARRIGRGGRFPIGQSAILLAQKEA from the coding sequence ATGAACCCGGCTGAATTCCAGAACATCGCCGCGGCGGAAGAACGGATGTGGTGGTTCCGCGGCATGCGGGAGATCTTCCGCAGGATCGCGGAGCGGCATCTGCCGCCGGGCATCCGCGACGTTCTGGATGCCGGATGCGGCACGGGCGCGAATGCGGAGTGGATGGCGCGCGCGTTCGGCTGGCGCGTGGCCTGTCTGGATTTCGCCGAAGAGGGGCTCCGCTACGCGGCGCGCCGCGCGGGGCTCGCGGGCTTTGTCCGGGGAGATGTGCGGGCGCTGCCGTTCCGCGGACGGAGCTTCGATCTGGTCACCATCTTCGATGTCCTGGCGCATCTGGACCCGGGGCAGGAGGCTGAAGCGCTTCGGGAAGCGGAGCGCTGCCTGCGGCCGGGCGGCTGGCTGTTTCTGCGCGCCTCGGCGTTCCGGTGGCTGCGCAGCCGGCATGCGGAGTTCGTGAACGAAAAGCAGCGGTTCACGCTGCCGCACCTGCTGGACACGGCGCGGAGCGCGGGTCTGCGGCCGCGGTATTCGACTTACGCCAATTCGCTCCTGCTGCCGGTGGCCGTGGCGAAATTCCGTCTGGTGGAGCCGCTGCTGCGCGCGCCGGCGGCCAGCGGCGTCCATCTCGGGCCTGAATGGCTGGAAAGCGCGCTGGGCAAGGTGCTGGAACTGGAGGCCCGGCGGATCGGACGGGGCGGCCGGTTCCCGATCGGGCAGTCGGCCATCCTGCTGGCGCAGAAAGAAGCGTGA
- a CDS encoding glycosyl transferase: MKVGEGISAFFPAYNDAPSLPGLLRRAFSALEQASDDFEVIVVNDGSRDETAAVLEQMQRELGPRLRVVTHEKNRGYGGALRSGFEAASKDLVFYTDGDGQYDPAEIHLLLEQWTPEVGLVNGYKRLRQDPWHRILIGNVYNRVARFLFRIRIRDIDCDFRLIRRPLVENLHLESTSGTICLELVRKIEMTGCGVAEVAVSHYPRLHGRSQFFRWRSLLSTARQFARLYVKLVLRPALSAATRSVASLWTRRASRSSAV; the protein is encoded by the coding sequence ATGAAAGTGGGTGAGGGCATCAGCGCCTTTTTCCCGGCCTACAACGACGCCCCTTCTCTGCCCGGGCTTCTCCGGCGCGCTTTTTCTGCGCTCGAGCAGGCCTCGGACGATTTCGAGGTGATCGTTGTCAACGATGGCAGCCGGGATGAAACCGCCGCTGTGCTGGAACAGATGCAGCGGGAGCTGGGCCCCCGCCTGCGCGTCGTTACCCACGAAAAGAACCGCGGTTACGGCGGCGCCCTGCGCAGCGGATTCGAGGCGGCGTCGAAAGATCTCGTCTTCTACACCGATGGAGACGGACAGTACGATCCGGCGGAGATCCACCTTCTGCTGGAGCAGTGGACGCCTGAGGTGGGACTCGTGAACGGCTACAAGCGGCTGCGCCAGGATCCGTGGCATCGCATCCTGATCGGCAATGTCTACAACCGGGTGGCGCGGTTCCTTTTCCGCATCCGCATCCGGGACATCGATTGCGATTTCCGCCTCATCCGGCGGCCCCTGGTTGAAAACCTGCACCTTGAGTCGACCTCGGGCACCATCTGCCTGGAACTGGTGCGCAAGATCGAAATGACCGGCTGCGGGGTGGCGGAAGTCGCCGTCAGCCATTATCCGCGCCTGCACGGACGCAGCCAGTTCTTCCGATGGCGGTCGCTGCTGAGCACGGCGCGGCAGTTCGCCAGGCTTTACGTGAAGCTCGTCCTGCGTCCCGCGCTCAGCGCCGCCACCCGCTCCGTCGCTTCGCTTTGGACCCGCCGCGCCTCGCGCAGCTCCGCCGTCTGA
- the ybjZ gene encoding ABC transporter ATP-binding protein has protein sequence MKRRSHNLMLILAGVRLALNTIRQHKLRSFLTVLGVIIGTGTIIGVGSILTGFDGAVTGVIRSLGTETIIAFKFPIGVQFGRRSREELQRKPLTYEDAMAIQDRCRSVEVVSPYLFPNWNVMHRARYKNNEVMQIDLGGTDEKYAQGGQAEMMAGRFFTDFENLRRVPVAVIGEDIYKSLFSGLNAVGKQIQVDGHSYEVIGVMKRPANSFPGQQDNRVLLPYHTMRKLEPGAVEHMLIIVARPGMLAQAIEEVRGVLRQQRRVKWNEPDNFGLSTADQMVEQFRQVTSVTALVMVVLSSIGLLVGGIGVMNIMLVSVTERTREIGVRKAVGARKFDIIVQFLTEAVVLTFAGGLLGMTLGWVISKAARFAFPSLPTSVPLWAAALGVAVSVGVGLFFGLWPATKAARLDPVEALRYE, from the coding sequence ATGAAGCGGCGGTCCCACAATCTGATGCTGATCCTGGCCGGCGTAAGACTGGCCCTGAACACCATCCGGCAGCACAAGCTGCGCAGTTTTCTCACCGTGCTCGGCGTGATTATCGGCACGGGCACGATCATCGGCGTCGGCAGCATTCTGACGGGGTTCGACGGCGCCGTCACGGGCGTGATCCGCAGCCTCGGCACGGAGACGATCATCGCATTCAAGTTCCCCATCGGAGTCCAGTTCGGCCGCCGCTCGCGCGAGGAGCTGCAGCGCAAGCCGCTGACGTACGAAGACGCCATGGCGATCCAGGACCGGTGCCGCTCGGTTGAAGTCGTCAGTCCGTACCTGTTCCCGAACTGGAACGTGATGCACCGCGCCCGGTACAAGAACAACGAGGTGATGCAGATCGACCTCGGCGGCACAGACGAGAAATACGCGCAGGGCGGACAGGCCGAGATGATGGCGGGGCGTTTTTTCACCGATTTCGAGAATCTGCGGCGCGTGCCGGTGGCCGTCATCGGAGAGGACATCTACAAGAGCCTCTTCTCCGGCCTCAACGCCGTCGGCAAGCAGATCCAGGTGGACGGCCACAGCTACGAAGTGATCGGCGTCATGAAACGCCCGGCCAATTCCTTCCCCGGCCAGCAGGACAACCGCGTGCTGCTGCCGTACCACACAATGCGCAAGCTGGAGCCCGGCGCGGTGGAGCACATGCTGATCATCGTAGCCAGGCCGGGCATGCTGGCCCAGGCGATCGAGGAAGTGCGCGGCGTGCTGCGCCAGCAGCGGCGCGTGAAATGGAATGAACCGGACAACTTCGGCCTCAGCACGGCAGACCAGATGGTGGAGCAGTTCCGCCAGGTCACCAGCGTGACGGCTCTGGTCATGGTGGTGCTGTCCTCCATCGGGCTGCTGGTGGGCGGCATCGGCGTGATGAACATCATGCTCGTCTCGGTCACCGAGCGCACCCGCGAGATCGGCGTCCGGAAGGCGGTCGGCGCGCGCAAGTTCGACATCATCGTGCAGTTCCTCACCGAGGCTGTGGTGCTCACCTTCGCCGGAGGACTGCTGGGGATGACGCTCGGCTGGGTGATTTCCAAAGCCGCCCGCTTCGCATTTCCCAGCCTCCCCACAAGCGTCCCGCTGTGGGCTGCGGCGCTCGGGGTCGCCGTGAGCGTGGGCGTGGGCCTGTTCTTCGGACTGTGGCCGGCGACCAAGGCGGCGCGGCTCGATCCCGTCGAGGCGCTGCGCTACGAGTGA
- a CDS encoding ABC transporter permease → MTHFVQVQEAFRIALANLRSAKLRSALTLLGIILSTATLIAVMAVIHGMDVYVAEKIADLGANGFTVVRFAFIGDWDPKKFLELLRKNPELRTDEYEFIRQRATLLSEIGMSGSTRGDVSAKNERLEDVRIQGATANINLISGIQTETGRYISEGDVHGRRMVAFIGADLRDKFFTGVDPIGKTIQINGKPYEVIGVAKRLGSVFGQSQDNFVTIPLFTFFKEFGSRRWLSFNCLAVDRARFQDAMDEVRTLLRAYRRLPPQREDNFMIFTSDTIMGAWDRLTGAIAATAMAVVSVFMVVGGVVIMNIMLAVVTERTHEIGIRKSLGARRSDILWQFLIESAVLASAGGLIGVLIAWGAAIAVRNLTPIPMALPVYSVVLGVGLSAAVGLFFGIYPARQAARLDPIEALRAEK, encoded by the coding sequence ATGACGCATTTCGTCCAGGTGCAGGAGGCGTTCCGGATCGCCCTGGCCAACCTGCGGTCGGCCAAGCTGCGCAGCGCACTGACCCTGCTCGGCATCATCCTCTCGACAGCCACGCTGATCGCCGTGATGGCGGTGATCCACGGCATGGACGTCTATGTGGCCGAAAAGATCGCCGACCTTGGCGCCAATGGCTTCACCGTGGTGCGTTTCGCTTTCATCGGCGATTGGGATCCGAAAAAATTCCTCGAGCTGCTCCGCAAAAATCCCGAGCTTCGCACGGACGAGTACGAGTTCATCCGGCAGCGGGCGACGCTGCTGAGCGAAATCGGCATGTCCGGCTCCACGCGCGGCGACGTCAGCGCAAAGAACGAACGCCTCGAGGACGTCCGCATTCAGGGGGCGACCGCGAACATCAACCTGATCTCGGGGATCCAGACGGAGACCGGGCGCTACATCAGTGAAGGCGACGTGCATGGCCGCCGCATGGTGGCCTTCATCGGAGCCGATCTGCGCGACAAGTTCTTCACCGGCGTCGACCCGATCGGCAAGACCATTCAGATCAACGGCAAGCCGTACGAGGTGATCGGCGTCGCCAAACGGCTCGGGAGCGTCTTCGGCCAGTCGCAGGACAACTTCGTCACCATTCCGCTGTTTACGTTTTTCAAGGAGTTCGGCTCGCGGCGGTGGCTCAGCTTCAACTGCCTGGCGGTGGACCGCGCGCGGTTCCAGGATGCGATGGACGAAGTGCGCACGCTGTTGCGGGCGTACCGCCGGCTGCCGCCGCAACGCGAGGACAACTTCATGATTTTCACCTCCGACACCATCATGGGCGCGTGGGACCGGCTGACGGGCGCGATTGCAGCCACGGCGATGGCCGTGGTGAGCGTCTTCATGGTGGTCGGCGGGGTGGTGATCATGAACATCATGCTCGCCGTTGTCACCGAACGGACGCACGAAATCGGCATCCGGAAGTCGCTCGGCGCGCGGCGCAGCGACATTCTCTGGCAGTTTCTGATTGAATCGGCGGTGCTCGCGAGCGCGGGCGGCCTGATCGGCGTGCTCATCGCCTGGGGCGCGGCCATTGCCGTGCGCAATCTGACGCCGATCCCCATGGCGCTGCCCGTCTATTCGGTCGTGCTTGGCGTTGGGCTGTCGGCGGCGGTCGGGCTGTTTTTCGGCATCTATCCGGCGCGCCAGGCCGCGCGGCTCGATCCCATCGAGGCTCTCAGGGCGGAGAAATGA
- a CDS encoding dipeptidase, protein MKRMLRFLLLGLLLLPLGAQKKTWTDEEVMAVHRSALLIDGHNDVTSRTVRGWDIGSEKDARHTSIAKLRAGGVAAQFFAAYVSAGLIESGGSARRALEMIDTIRYDIVARHPDHFVLATTADGIEAARRSGRIAALIGIEGGHAIENEPRLLRAFYDLGARYMTLTHTRNLEWAGSSAEKDNRGLSELGRRIIAEMNRLGMMVDVAHVSDRTFWDVIGASRAPVFSSHSSARALSNIPRNMSDDMIRAVAKKGGLVMINLGCEFISQRSADTSPWINPSLPKNARCAQATLDEVAAHFEHIRDIAGVDFIGLGSDFDGVSCTPAGLEDVSKWPNLTRRLLEKGFTPEEIRKIYGGNFLRFMRAVEQTAQELSRTAPAGASAAR, encoded by the coding sequence ATGAAACGCATGTTGCGTTTCCTGCTGCTGGGCCTTCTGCTGCTGCCGCTCGGCGCGCAGAAGAAGACATGGACGGATGAAGAAGTGATGGCCGTGCACCGCTCGGCGTTGCTGATCGACGGCCACAACGACGTCACCAGCCGGACGGTGCGCGGCTGGGACATCGGTTCGGAGAAAGACGCGCGGCACACAAGTATCGCGAAGCTCCGCGCCGGCGGCGTGGCGGCGCAGTTTTTCGCGGCCTACGTCAGCGCCGGTCTCATCGAATCCGGCGGTTCGGCGCGCCGCGCGCTCGAGATGATCGATACGATCCGCTACGATATCGTGGCGCGTCATCCCGATCACTTCGTGCTCGCGACAACGGCCGACGGAATCGAAGCCGCGCGCAGGTCAGGCCGCATCGCGGCGCTCATCGGCATCGAGGGCGGCCACGCCATCGAGAACGAGCCGCGCCTGCTGCGCGCCTTCTACGATCTGGGCGCCCGCTACATGACGCTGACGCACACGCGCAATCTGGAGTGGGCGGGATCTTCGGCTGAAAAGGACAACCGGGGGCTCAGCGAGCTCGGCCGCCGCATCATCGCCGAAATGAACCGCCTCGGCATGATGGTGGACGTCGCTCACGTCTCCGACAGGACCTTCTGGGACGTGATCGGAGCCAGCCGCGCGCCCGTGTTCAGCTCGCACTCCTCGGCGCGCGCCCTGTCCAACATCCCGCGCAACATGAGCGACGACATGATCCGCGCCGTGGCGAAAAAGGGGGGCCTCGTGATGATCAACCTGGGCTGCGAATTCATCAGCCAGCGGTCGGCCGACACGTCGCCGTGGATCAACCCGTCTCTGCCGAAAAACGCCCGCTGCGCACAGGCCACGCTGGATGAAGTGGCGGCTCATTTCGAACATATCCGGGACATCGCCGGCGTGGATTTCATCGGGCTGGGCAGCGACTTTGACGGCGTCTCCTGCACGCCCGCCGGCCTTGAGGATGTCTCGAAGTGGCCGAATCTCACGCGGCGCCTGCTGGAGAAAGGGTTTACTCCCGAAGAGATCCGCAAAATCTACGGCGGGAATTTTCTCCGGTTCATGCGCGCCGTCGAGCAGACCGCGCAGGAATTGAGCCGCACCGCACCGGCTGGCGCGTCCGCGGCCCGCTGA
- a CDS encoding gamma-glutamylcyclotransferase: MSSTQPPEFLFVYGTLKRGISNPWSRRLWAQARFAGCGTLPGKLYDLGPYPAFVEDAGAAAEVHGEVAELDDPALLEQLDRYEGSQYERVLRDVRMEDGSSRPAWVYVFRRAPLRARLIPEGRWPLE; the protein is encoded by the coding sequence ATGAGTTCGACGCAACCACCCGAGTTCCTGTTCGTCTACGGCACGCTGAAGCGCGGCATTTCCAACCCGTGGTCGCGCCGCCTGTGGGCCCAGGCGCGTTTTGCGGGCTGCGGCACGCTGCCCGGAAAGCTGTATGACCTCGGCCCGTATCCGGCGTTCGTGGAGGACGCCGGCGCGGCGGCGGAAGTCCACGGCGAGGTGGCCGAGCTGGACGATCCGGCGCTTCTCGAGCAGCTCGACCGCTACGAAGGCTCGCAGTACGAGCGGGTGCTGCGCGACGTGCGCATGGAGGACGGTTCTTCGCGCCCGGCTTGGGTCTACGTGTTCCGCCGCGCGCCCTTGCGCGCGCGGCTGATCCCCGAAGGCCGCTGGCCGCTAGAATGA
- a CDS encoding O-acetyl-ADP-ribose deacetylase, which translates to MQKRYRLGNGRTIRLVEGDITRIAADAIANAANSALAGGGGVDGAIHRAGGPEIMRELDEIRPQVGRVPAGQAVATGAGRLPAKYVFHAVGPVYRDGRHGEPEALASCYRVCLEMAEERGCRTISFPAISTGVYGYPAEEAARVAIGEVRKFLETRAENVNEVIFVQFGEAAYGVYERLLGQSGLEELQD; encoded by the coding sequence ATGCAGAAGCGGTACCGGCTCGGTAATGGAAGAACGATCCGCCTGGTGGAAGGCGACATCACGCGGATCGCCGCCGATGCCATCGCCAATGCCGCCAACTCTGCGCTGGCGGGCGGCGGGGGCGTCGACGGCGCCATCCACCGCGCGGGCGGGCCCGAGATCATGCGGGAGCTGGATGAAATCCGGCCTCAGGTGGGGCGCGTGCCGGCGGGGCAGGCGGTTGCGACCGGGGCAGGCAGGCTGCCGGCAAAGTACGTGTTTCACGCTGTGGGTCCGGTGTACCGGGACGGAAGACACGGCGAGCCCGAGGCTCTGGCATCCTGCTACCGCGTCTGCCTGGAGATGGCGGAAGAGCGCGGCTGCAGGACGATCAGTTTCCCGGCGATCAGCACAGGCGTCTATGGCTATCCGGCGGAAGAGGCGGCGCGCGTAGCCATCGGCGAAGTCAGGAAGTTCCTGGAAACGCGCGCGGAAAACGTGAATGAGGTGATCTTCGTGCAGTTCGGGGAGGCGGCGTACGGCGTGTACGAACGGCTACTGGGGCAGTCCGGTCTGGAGGAACTGCAGGACTGA
- a CDS encoding acyl-CoA thioester hydrolase: MKSMTSPPVERSEVRFRVRYAETDQMGVVYHANYLVWMEMARTELCRLRGISYREMEQRSGLHLVVAEACCRYLQPARYDDEILASARLESAHPRMVTFAYEIRRAADGALLATGQTRHLFVNSGKPVKIPEEYRPIFGLS; encoded by the coding sequence ATGAAAAGCATGACCAGTCCGCCCGTGGAACGCTCCGAGGTCCGCTTCCGCGTCCGTTACGCGGAGACGGATCAGATGGGCGTCGTCTATCACGCCAACTACCTCGTCTGGATGGAAATGGCGCGCACCGAACTGTGCCGGCTCCGCGGCATCAGCTACCGCGAGATGGAGCAGCGCAGCGGACTGCATCTGGTGGTGGCTGAAGCCTGCTGCCGTTACCTCCAGCCCGCGCGCTACGATGACGAAATCCTCGCCTCGGCGCGGCTCGAGAGCGCCCACCCCCGGATGGTCACGTTCGCCTACGAAATCCGCCGCGCCGCCGACGGCGCGCTGCTGGCGACCGGCCAGACCCGGCACCTGTTTGTCAACAGCGGGAAACCGGTGAAGATTCCGGAAGAATACCGGCCCATTTTCGGACTTTCATGA
- a CDS encoding molybdenum cofactor biosynthesis protein D/E, translating to MTIRVLFFGMLKDAAGTAEDRLELPDGASVEAALDAACARWTELSRHRRSTVVAVNQKYALKTDVLKEGDEVAFLPPVSGGGGPWLEAEEDSEGHFFALTPERIDTEWLKRRTAQPQDGALVVFEGIVRNNSGGRRTQFLEYECYQPMAIRVMAELGRGVAARHGVSRISIVHRLGRLDIGQASVVIVVASPHRQAAFDAALEAINRLKKEVPIWKKEHFEDGAVWVEGEWDSSIAGR from the coding sequence GTGACGATCCGCGTGCTGTTTTTCGGGATGCTGAAGGACGCTGCCGGAACGGCGGAAGACCGTCTGGAGTTGCCTGATGGCGCTTCGGTCGAGGCGGCGCTGGATGCGGCGTGCGCGCGGTGGACGGAGCTCTCGCGCCACCGCCGCTCGACCGTCGTGGCTGTCAACCAGAAATATGCCCTGAAAACGGACGTCCTGAAAGAGGGGGACGAGGTGGCGTTTCTCCCGCCTGTCAGCGGCGGCGGGGGACCGTGGCTGGAGGCGGAGGAAGATTCCGAGGGCCATTTCTTTGCGCTGACGCCCGAGCGCATCGACACAGAATGGTTGAAACGGCGCACGGCGCAGCCGCAGGACGGCGCGTTGGTGGTGTTCGAAGGAATCGTCCGGAACAACAGCGGCGGGCGGCGGACGCAGTTTCTGGAATACGAGTGTTACCAGCCGATGGCCATCCGGGTGATGGCTGAGCTGGGGCGCGGCGTCGCGGCGCGGCACGGCGTGTCCAGAATCAGCATTGTTCACCGGCTGGGCAGGCTGGACATCGGGCAAGCGAGCGTCGTGATTGTGGTGGCGTCCCCGCACCGGCAGGCGGCGTTCGACGCCGCTCTGGAGGCGATCAACCGGCTGAAAAAGGAAGTGCCCATCTGGAAAAAAGAGCACTTCGAGGACGGGGCTGTGTGGGTGGAGGGCGAATGGGACTCGTCGATCGCCGGCAGGTGA
- the suhB gene encoding inositol monophosphatase, with translation MTSYLETAVEIAREAGALLAHYFERGISYDLKGEFDLVTEADHASERLVVERLHSYFPSHSVLGEEGGMRDKTGEYCWYVDPLDGTTNFAHGYPAFNVTLALERRGEMVAGVVYDPLHQEMFTAELGGGAFLNGRKIRVSGTEKLEEALLATGFPSRKRHENVNVHFFHQVAMSSHGVRRSGSAALDLAYVACGRLDGFWEFGLNPWDMAAGLLLVREAGGRTSTMKGEPADIRGAHVTATNGRIHGALLELFADVFAGRYRFPLPGIH, from the coding sequence ATGACGAGCTATCTGGAAACAGCCGTGGAAATCGCGCGTGAAGCGGGCGCGCTGCTGGCGCACTACTTCGAGCGCGGCATCTCTTACGACCTGAAAGGCGAATTCGACCTGGTCACGGAAGCCGACCATGCCAGCGAAAGGCTGGTGGTGGAGCGACTCCATTCATACTTCCCGTCGCATTCCGTGCTCGGTGAAGAAGGCGGCATGCGGGACAAGACGGGCGAGTATTGCTGGTATGTCGACCCGCTGGACGGCACGACGAATTTCGCCCACGGCTATCCTGCCTTCAACGTGACGCTGGCGCTGGAGCGGCGGGGCGAGATGGTGGCGGGCGTCGTCTACGACCCGTTGCACCAGGAGATGTTCACGGCGGAGCTGGGCGGCGGCGCGTTTCTCAATGGGCGCAAGATCCGGGTCAGCGGTACGGAGAAGCTCGAAGAGGCGCTTCTGGCGACCGGGTTCCCGTCGCGCAAGCGGCACGAAAACGTGAACGTGCATTTCTTCCATCAGGTGGCGATGTCCTCGCACGGCGTCAGGCGGAGCGGTTCGGCGGCGCTGGATCTCGCCTACGTCGCCTGCGGGAGGCTGGACGGGTTCTGGGAATTCGGACTGAATCCGTGGGACATGGCGGCGGGGCTGCTTCTGGTGCGCGAGGCGGGCGGGCGGACATCCACCATGAAAGGCGAGCCGGCTGACATCCGCGGAGCTCACGTGACGGCCACCAACGGGCGCATCCACGGCGCGCTGCTCGAGCTTTTCGCGGACGTTTTCGCCGGACGCTACCGCTTTCCCCTGCCTGGCATCCATTGA